One Nicotiana sylvestris chromosome 12, ASM39365v2, whole genome shotgun sequence genomic window carries:
- the LOC138883894 gene encoding uncharacterized protein — MTKIRQACANGQGQPCHESRFATQQEQYHYPEYHSYLFELPVNIEKSARKRVQEEITQRVKRIEQRLKNTQAMASQKSIAFRDLCMFPDVHLLPGFKVPKFEKYNGHGDPIAHLKRYCNQLRGMGRNEELLIAYFGESLSGVASEWFFDQYTSCWEYAIKWIEQAARAKPPMDDHELITIFIQAQEPDYFQYMTSAVGKSFPEAIKMGEMVENGLKTGRIISQTALKAAALAVQIEAGNTNEGDEEIMVISGSRRGPRRTSRRCSIPKSAGEELWWSILLSFLLSGLFAEL; from the exons atgaccaaaatacgTCAAGCCTGTGCCAATGGTCAAGGACAGCCTTGTCACGAGTCAcgatttgctacacagcaagaacAATACCACTATcccgagtaccactcgtacttgttTGAGCTTCCTGTAAACATCGAGAAGTCTGCCCGAAAGAGAGTACAggaagaaataacccaaagagtgaaaagaatagaacaacggttgaaaaacacgcAAGCAATGGCAAGTCAAAAGAGCATTGCCTTcagagatctatgcatgttccccgatgtccacttgttGCCTGGTTTTAAGGTTCCCAAATTCGAAAAGtacaatggacatggagaccccatagcccacctgaaaaggtattgcaaccaattgagaggtatgggaagaaatgaagaattacttatagcttattttggggaaagcctctcGGGAGTAGCATCTGAATGGTTTTTTGATCAATACACATCTTGCTG ggaatatgccatcaaatggatagagcaggcagctagagctaagccacccatggatgaccacgagttaatcactATCTTTAtacaggctcaagagccagattattttcaatacatgacatccgcagtgggtaaatccttcccggaagcaatcaaaatgggagaaatggtggagaacggtcttaagacaggcagaattataagtcaaacagCTCTCAAAGCTGCAGCTCTAGCTGTCCAAATTGAAGCTGGTAACACGAATGAGggggatgaagaaatcatggtgatatcagggtcgagaagaggtcctaggagaacatcccGAAG ATGCTCCATTCCTAAGTCAGCtggggaggagctttggtggtccattttgctgtcatttctgttgtccgggttatttgcagagttgtaa